A genomic window from Periophthalmus magnuspinnatus isolate fPerMag1 chromosome 16, fPerMag1.2.pri, whole genome shotgun sequence includes:
- the gabbr1a gene encoding gamma-aminobutyric acid type B receptor subunit 1 isoform X2, with the protein MTQHSSCLKKPHKKTRKLYIGALFPMSGGWPGGQACLPSAQYAMDLVNNRTDILPDYELELIHYDSMCDPGEATKLLYDLLYTEPIKIVLMPGCSGVSTLVGEAARMWNLIVLSYGSSSPALSNRQRFPTFFRTHPSATLHNPTRVQLFQKWKWTRIATIQQTTEVFTSTLDDLEQRTKEAGIEISVRQSFLTDPAVAVKNLKRQDARIIVGLFYETEARKVFCEVFKEKLYGKKYVWFLIGWYADNWFKIKDPAINCTVENMTEAVEGHVTTEIVMLNPETLKGVSNLTSQEFLEELMSRLGGKNPEETGGFQEAPLAFDAVWALALALNKTSERLKAKGRRLEDFNYNNHDITSEIYRALNTSSFEGVSGHVVFDAQGSRMAMTLIEQLQGGMYKKIGYYDSSQKNLSWFGNDIWIGAGPPADRTVVREEYRYLSQKLFAAVSVFAGLGILLGIVCLTFNIYNSNVRYIQNSQPYLNNMTAVGCMMALAAVFPLGIDGHHIHRSQFPVVCQFRLWLLGLGFSVAYGSMFTKIWWVHTLFTKKDEKNERKKQLEPWKLYATAGALLAVDFLSLMIWQIVDPLHITIEKFTKEAPKEDLDVLIQPLLEHCSSDKINTWLGVVYGYKGLLLLLGIFLAYETKSVSTEKINDHRAVGMAIYNVAVLCLITAPVTMILSSQQDASFAFASLAVVFSAYITLVVLFVPKIRRLITRGEWQSEQQDTLKTGSSTNNNDEEKSRQLERENRELQKIIQEKEERVSALRNQLAERQALRSRRRPSTAHNHNSAPCGEPKSLLPPPGYPTDSHPLPQSLYPNEGKMNRNHCHNSQIPLLYK; encoded by the exons AAGCTCTACATCGGAGCGCTGTTCCCGATGAGCGGTGGGTGGCCTGGAGGTCAAGCGTGTCTGCCCAGCGCCCAGTACGCCATGGATCTGGTGAACAACCGAACGGACATACTCCCAGACTACGAACTCGAACTGATACACTACGACAGTATG tgTGACCCCGGAGAAGCGACTAAACTCCTGTATGACCTCCTGTACACTGAGCCCATAAAGATAGTGCTGATGCCGGGCTGCAGCGGAGTGTCTACACTGGTGGGAGAAGCTGCGCGCATGTGGAACCTTATTGTT CTCTCATACGGCTCCAGTTCTCCAGCTCTGTCCAATCGTCAGCGCTTCCCGACGTTCTTCCGGACCCACCCCTCTGCGACGCTCCATAACCCCACCCGAGTGCAGCTGTTCCAGAAGTGGAAGTGGACCCGCATAGCCACCATCCAGCAGACCACCGAAGTCTTCACCTCC ACTTTAGACGACCTGGAGCAGCGCACAAAGGAAGCGGGGATTGAGATCAGTGTCAGACAGTCCTTCCTCACAGACCCAGCAGTCGCTGTGAAGAACCTCAAG AGGCAGGACGCTCGGATCATCGTGGGGCTGTTTTATGAGACAGAGGCGAGGAAAGTCTTCTGTGAG gtttttaaagaGAAGCTGTACGGGAAGAAGTACGTGTGGTTCCTGATCGGCTGGTACGCGGACAACTGGTTCAAAATCAAAGACCCGGCCATAAACTGCACCGTGGAAAACATGACGGAGGCTGTGGAGGGTCATGTAACCACGGAGATCGTAATGCTCAACCCCGAAACCCTCAAAGGAGTGTCCAACCTG ACCTCTCAGGAGTTTTTGGAGGAGCTCATGTCTCGTCTCGGTGGTAAAAACCCAGAGGAGACAGGTGGATTCCAGGAGGCTCCTTTGGCCTTCGACGCGGTCtgggctctggctctggctctgaacAAAACCTCAGAAAGACTCAAGGCCAAAGGGCGCCGCCTAGAGGACTTCAACTACAACAACCACGACATCACCTCAGAGATCTACCGTGCCCTCAACACCAGCTCCTTCGAGGGAGTCTCT GGTCACGTGGTATTTGACGCTCAGGGCTCCAGGATGGCCATGACGCTCATCGAACAACTGCAAG GAGGCATGTATAAGAAGATCGGATACTACGACAGCTCCCAGAAGAACTTATCCTGGTTTGGAAACGACATTTGGATCG gaGCCGGGCCGCCCGCTGACCGCACCGTGGTGAGGGAGGAGTATCGGTACCTGTCTCAGAAGCTGTTTGCGGCGGTCTCGGTGTTTGCTGGTCTGGGGATCCTTTTGGGCATCGTCTGCCTCACCTTCAACATCTACAACAGCAACGTCAG gTACATCCAGAACTCCCAGCCCTACCTGAACAACATGACTGCAGTGGGCTGTATGATGGCTCTGGCTGCAGTCTTTCCTCTGGGCATTGATGGACACCACATCCACCGCTCTCAGTTCCCTGTGGTCTGCCAG TTCCGCCTCTGGCTCTTGGGTCTGGGCTTCAGTGTGGCGTACGGCAGCATGTTCACAAAGATCTGGTGGGTCCACACGCTCTTCACCAAGAAGGATGAGAAGAACGAGAGGAAGAAG CAGTTGGAGCCCTGGAAGCTCTACGCCACAGCTGGAGCTCTGCTCGCCGTGGACTTCCTGTCTCTGATGATCTGGCAGATTGTGGACCCTCTGCACATCACCATCGAG AAGTTCACGAAGGAGGCACCGAAGGAGGACCTGGATGTTCTGATCCAGCCTCTGCTCGAGCACTGCAGCTCCGACAAGATCAACACCTGGCTCG gtgtAGTTTATGGATACAAAGGTCTTCTTCTGCTCTTGGGAATATTTTTGGCCTACGAGACTAAGTCTGTTTCCACGGAGAAGATCAACGACCACCGCGCTGTCGGCATGGCGATCTACAACGTGGCT gtgctgTGCCTGATCACAGCTCCGGTCACCATGATCCTGTCGTCGCAGCAGGACGCCTCTTTCGCGTTTGCATCTCTGGCCGTGGTTTTCTCCGCATACATCACCCTCGTGGTCCTATTCGTGCCCAAG ATCCGTCGCCTGATCACGCGTGGCGAGTGGCAGTCGGAGCAGCAGGACACGCTAAAGACCGgatcctccacaaacaacaacgaCGAAGAAAAGTCCCGGCAACTGGAGAGGGAAAACCGGGAACTGCAAAAGATAATACAGGAG aaaGAGGAACGTGTGTCGGCTCTCAGGAACCAGCTTGCCGAACGCCAGGCCCTCCGCAGCAGACGCCGCCCCTCCAccgcccacaaccacaacaGCGCCCCTTGCGGAGAACCGAAGTCCCTGCTGCCTCCTCCAGGATACCCCACAGATAGCCACCCACTGCCCCAGAGCCTGTACCCCAACGAGGGAAAGATGAACCGCAACCACTGCCACAACAGCCAGATCCCACTGCTCTACAAGTAA